The following coding sequences are from one Trypanosoma brucei gambiense DAL972 chromosome 2, complete sequence window:
- a CDS encoding ABC transporter, putative — translation MVAYASAASSYHAGVLVTSVVLSFGLGLTVWWLASGYRGRMRLRSRVVLVRFVKQVVDDWEEFCLREVEHWLAVRSPEGNIGEDSLFSNHGAKERGEVQDALPFHGPMRSMAYAPGVDLSRWLQLWNVGRRLCAALPEDMVLLERLGYIIKYTAFRRLATMAEARYYAAAWRSAVHGSDTKNGKAQIRRPRIPPWLVGHRPFWIVPLPGPGVGQFLCLPLSYFPVEAVLTSGAEETWVKDLADVLPLIMGQLSFKFLVDGLRTRQARRVAHATIRRRYPPSWKRLWREIDRLFNTFAAPLAKSQLERGRMARQRFCREKLYEGVELVSGDGPDMEEGMDGIFSVQSSEKVEGVMGRDVLLRDANLTRKLTLLLRFRTLSHAVRIAINLWAPRYNVFAGWMLPYVLSSSGCLEGRGAVLMDFARSVLWGSISAAVGAAVRSFDDVFRWKILVMLRDEVLHEVNVKIAVADEAFLRRCSSEGVGRSGGNPLARSFEYAENTAARMLGYFDCEQKKYISLIIGVVTAMLRQEVDVAAFAAAASWLNFYEISRAIGRWCGLLLDKSVEHEIARMGEEPLPAEPRYGLQLLLEVLAEENDGTTGTNAPVEGDAPVQNGSRASHSRYFLSLIACGGTFHVDWPVGPLPTHKKAQTDEVAYLRRLQKLFDTVVSGERACALSCTSFICSPNDGALSIARGLRENAACVREFVLKERVQHALEGDTVQTVPANSSEKLHAVNGGAKAALDAEEAALLARPQAMNRIPSTLGFDDVFSRPPRFILRQLGLDTVFAQRAALSVRRAESFTITMDLSDPISRPFHNVFTQLLLHLTEFIETLLFYSLLSYRSNLTSIWGVWPTWFTTRWACDGGATIAAEWSAASLLDRVSAYRALMRGNERVELDHPFRLTQQVARYMPTFVHDASPHNYSAVFKARRGLWRNKIKHVEGIQFDDAGRISEGFHLRKGIDFRGVWFVYPELHHCATDGSLQPSLANVTVHFPATQITAILGRTGSGKSTLLSLLKRMYDPVAVVSLKEERVWEESEGLITVLQRCLGTQLPQANEGNCENIVTIDDIPLTCFSTTFLRQAVGMLEQTPFTFKGLSFLQNISLFTPRVSRDECVAAATLCRCKEFIESRPLGYDDKSKELSTGEKQRLALARAILVGRHGLGVCLLDEPTSHLDGHTAAYVEEAIGNLTTIQQPEVTVLLVSHRLSTIRYATHVVILDGGQLEYQGPADERKLRSNSFLRSAAEGQDLQIVRSAARPEGRTQGNVKSAVYADGLLKVSSVDA, via the coding sequence ATGGTAGCTTACGCATCAGCGGCCTCCTCTTACCACGCGGGCGTCTTGGTTACGAGCGTGGTGCTCTCTTTCGGGCTTGGTTTGACGGTCTGGTGGCTAGCAAGTGGTTACCGAGGTCGTATGCGGCTCCGTTCCCGCGTTGTGTTGGTAAGGTTTGTCAAGCAAGTTGTGGACGACTGGGAAGAGTTCTGCTTACGCGAGGTGGAACATTGGCTGGCTGTGCGGTCTCCAGAAGGGAACATTGGAGAGGATTCTCTGTTCAGCAACCATGGtgcaaaggaaaggggggaggtCCAGGACGCGTTACCCTTCCACGGGCCAATGCGATCCATGGCGTATGCACCGGGCGTGGACCTGAGTCGGTGGTTACAGCTGTGGAATGTTGGCCGTCGGCTCTGTGCGGCGTTGCCGGAAGACATGGTGTTATTGGAGCGGTTGGGGTACATCATAAAGTACACCGCTTTTCGACGACTGGCTACTATGGCTGAGGCGCGGTACTACGCGGCGGCCTGGCGCAGCGCCGTGCACGGAAGTGACACAAAGAATGGGAAGGCACAAATCCGTAGGCCCCGCATCCCTCCTTGGCTCGTGGGCCATCGTCCCTTCTGGATTGTACCTCTCCCCGGCCCAGGTGTGGGGCAGTTTCTTTGCCTTCCCTTAAGCTACTTTCCTGTTGAAGCCGTCCTCACCAGTGGTGCGGAGGAGACATGGGTGAAGGATCTCGCAGACGTTCTACCACTCATCATGGGTCAACTAAGCTTTAAGTTTTTGGTCGACGGCCTTCGAACGCGACAGGCACGAAGGGTAGCCCACGCCACAATACGGCGGAGGTACCCACCGTCCTGGAAGCGGCTCTGGAGAGAGATTGACCGTTTATTCAATACATTTGCCGCACCGCTAGCTAAGAGCCAGttggaaaggggaaggatGGCGCGGCAACGCTTTTGTCGGGAAAAGTTGTATGAAGGTGTGGAATTGGTTTCAGGTGACGGACCTGATATGGAGGAGGGTATGGATGGAATCTTTAGTGTACAGAGTTCTGAAAAGGTGGAGGGGGTCATGGGCCGCGATGTATTGCTACGTGATGCAAATTTGACACGCAAGCTGACGTTGCTTCTGCGGTTTCGAACGCTCAGCCACGCAGTGCGCATTGCAATCAACCTGTGGGCGCCGCGGTATAATGTGTTTGCAGGGTGGATGCTACCTTACGTGCTCTCGTCTTCCGGGTGTCTAGAAGGCCGCGGGGCCGTACTCATGGATTTCGCGCGAAGCGTCCTTTGGGGTTCTATTTCCGCCGCTGTGGGGGCTGCCGTTCGGTCTTTTGACGATGTTTTCAGGTGGAAAATACTTGTGATGTTGCGTGACGAGGTGTTGCATGAAGTGAATGTCAAGATAGCTGTTGCTGATGAGGCGTTTTTGCGGCGGTGCTCGTCGGAAGGTGTGGGCAGAAGCGGGGGCAATCCTCTGGCTCGCTCGTTCGAGTACGCGGAGAACACGGCGGCACGGATGCTTGGTTACTTTGActgcgaacaaaaaaagtacatATCGCTCATCATCGGAGTGGTCACTGCAATGCTTCGACAAGAAGTGGACGTTGCCGCGTTcgctgcagcagcgtcttggCTCAACTTCTACGAGATATCACGGGCCATCGGTCGTTGGTGCGGGTTACTGCTCGATAAGAGTGTCGAACACGAAATTGCACGCATGGGGGAAGAGCCCTTGCCAGCGGAACCCCGATACGGACTTCAACTTCTGCTGGAGGTATTGGCTGAGGAAAATGATGGCACCACAGGAACGAATGCGCCAGTGGAAGGGGACGCTCCGGTCCAAAATGGAAGCAGAGCAAGTCACTCTCGATATTTTCTCTCACTGATTGCTTGTGGGGGGACTTTTCACGTTGACTGGCCGGTTGGCCCACTCCCCACCCATAAGAAGGCCCAAACAGACGAAGTCGCATATCTTCGGCGTCTACAAAAACTATTCGACACCGTCGTCAGCGGTGAAAGGGCCTGTGCATTATCCTGCACTTCGTTTATCTGCTCACCGAACGACGGTGCTTTATCCATTGCACGGGGCCTCAGGGAAAATGCCGCATGTGTCAGGGAATTTGTGCTGAAGGAAAGGGTTCAGCATGCGTTGGAAGGGGACACAGTCCAAACTGTTCCTGCCAATAGTTCAGAAAAACTACACGCCGTGAACGGAGGGGCCAAGGCGGCTCTAGATGCAGAAGAAGCGGCGCTGCTAGCACGTCCACAGGCGATGAACCGCATCCCTTCAACGCTTGGCTTTGACGACGTATTCAGTAGGCCTCCGCGATTCATTCTTCGTCAGTTGGGCCTTGACACCGTCTTCGCACAAAGAGCGGCGCTTTCGGTCCGGCGAGCTGAATCATTTACTATTACGATGGACCTTTCAGACCCAATCTCCAGACCGTTTCATAACGTGTTCACACAGCTGCTTCTACATTTGACGGAGTTTATTGAAactctgttgttttattcCTTACTAAGTTATCGTTCAAATCTGACCTCCATTTGGGGCGTCTGGCCCACATGGTTTACGACCCGTTGGGCCTGCGACGGCGGCGCCACCATTGCTGCAGAATGGTCTGCTGCTTCGCTGCTGGACCGAGTGAGCGCCTACCGCGCGCTAATGAGAGGAAACGAACGTGTCGAGCTCGACCATCCCTTCCGGCTCACACAACAGGTGGCCCGTTACATGCCCACATTCGTACACGATGCCTCTCCCCATAACTATTCAGCGGTGTTCAAGGCGCGAAGAGGGCTCTGgcggaataaaataaaacatgtTGAGGGCATACAATTTGATGATGCCGGGCGCATCAGCGAGGGTTTTCACCTCCGCAAAGGTATTGATTTCCGTGGGGTGTGGTTTGTCTATCCTGAATTGCACCACTGCGCAACTGACGGGTCGTTGCAGCCAAGTTTAGCAAATGTGACGGTCCATTTTCCCGCCACTCAAATTACAGCCATACTCGGGAGAACCGGGTCAGGGAAGAGTACATTGCTGAGCCTGCTGAAGCGCATGTACGACCCAGTGGCTGTTGTATCCCTGAAAGAAGAACGCGTGTGGGAGGAAAGTGAGGGCCTCATAACCGTACTGCAGCGTTGCCTGGGCACTCAACTCCCACAGGCTAACGAAGGAAATTGCGAGAACATCGTGACGATCGATGATATTCCCCTGACCTGCTTCTCCACCACATTCCTGCGGCAAGCAGTTGGCATGCTCGAGCAAACTCCCTTCACCTTCAAGGGTCTAAGTTTCCTTCaaaatatttcccttttcacaCCGCGAGTGTCTAGAGACGAATGTGTTGCAGCAGCCACCCTTTGCCGATGCAAAGAGTTTATCGAGTCACGGCCGCTTGGCTATGACGACAAGTCGAAGGAACTAAGCACAGGCGAAAAACAACGCCTCGCACTTGCACGGGCTATTTTGGTGGGGCGGCACGGTCTCGGCGTCTGCCTTCTCGATGAACCCACGTCGCACTTGGATGGGCACACCGCCGCGTACGTTGAGGAGGCCATCGGCAACCTCACCACAATCCAACAACCTGAGGTCACCGTTTTGCTGGTGTCCCACCGCCTCTCAACCATCCGATATGCAACCCACGTGGTGATCCTCGATGGCGGCCAGCTCGAGTATCAGGGCCCAGCCGATGAACGCAAGTTGCGTTCGAATTCATTCCTCCGCTCAGCGGCTGAGGGACAGGACCTACAGATCGTGCGCTCCGCAGCGCGGCCGGAAGGGCGAACACAGGGCAATGTCAAAAGTGCCGTATACGCCGACGGCTTGCTGAAGGTCTCTTCCGTTGACGCTTAA